One window from the genome of Pempheris klunzingeri isolate RE-2024b chromosome 7, fPemKlu1.hap1, whole genome shotgun sequence encodes:
- the atoh1a gene encoding protein atonal homolog 1a translates to MDVQSMEDWSKGAREVAILESRQQSPRVLERGGEQQLEESRYEAGLTLVDSGSDPRAWLALMQPSGTCAAHASSPDYLRHSPCSSTGSYQESGSPESSGHPSPPSYRRTAKSPSSSSSSLKVRDLCRLKGTVTGPVDDTSTRQRATSSKPVNGVQKQRRVAANARERRRMHGLNHAFDELRSVIPAFDNDKKLSKYETLQMAQIYINALADLLQSPVSSANSSSDASNNNNNNNNNNNNNSPKCDIMLSPAAGFDGAKDRASPSPAACRTAAAAPVSGGSLPVHIGAVPFRSSFDDGSFSAMVEDALRSPSPPASSRGGCSLAPVGGGRKESPRSDGEFSPHSHFSDSDEIAMELHSSEEDDLSELKLPRHHHHTVTF, encoded by the exons atgGATGTCCAAAGTATGGAAGACTGGAGCAAAGGCGCACGGGAGGTGGCAATACTCGAGTCGCGGCAACAGAGCCCGAGAGTGttggagaggggaggggagcagCAGCTCGAGGAGTCCCGCTACGAAGCTGGATTGACGCTCGTGGACAGCGGCAGTGACCCACGCGCCTGGCTGGCTCTGATGCAGCCTTCTGGCACCTGCGCGGCACACGCCAGCTCACCCGACTACCTGCGCCACTCGCCCTGCTCGAGCACCGGCTCCTACCAGG agAGTGGCTCCCCGGAGTCCTCGGGCCATCCCAGCCCTCCCAGCTACAGAAGAACTGCCAAgagcccctcctcctcctcctcctcgctcaaAGTCAGGGACCTGTGCCGTCTTAAAGGCACGGTCACCGGGCCCGTGGACGACACATCCACGAGACAGAGAGCCACGTCCAGCAAACCGGTCAACGGCGTCCAGAAGCAGAGGCGCGTGGCCGCCAACGCGCGCGAGAGGAGGCGGATGCACGGGCTTAACCACGCGTTTGACGAGCTGCGCAGCGTCATCCCGGCGTTTGACAACGACAAGAAGCTCTCCAAGTACGAGACTTTGCAGATGGCGCAGATTTACATCAACGCTCTGGCTGACCTGCTCCAGAGTCCAGTGTCCTCCgccaacagcagcagcgacGCCtcgaacaacaacaacaacaacaacaacaacaacaacaacaactcgCCAAAGTGTGACATTATGCTTTCACCCGCCGCTGGTTTTGACGGGGCGAAGGACAGGGCTTCACCCTcccctgcagcctgcaggacaGCGGCGGCTGCGCCCGTCTCAGGTGGCAGCTTACCTGTCCACATCGGCGCAGTGCCTTTCCGCTCCTCCTTCGACGACGGTTCGTTCTCCGCCATGGTCGAAGACGCGCTGCGCTCGCCCTCCCCCCCGGCCTCCTCTCGGGGAGGCTGCTCGCTCGCCCCGGTGGGAGGTGGGAGGAAAGAGTCGCCACGGAGCGACGGAGAGTTCTCCCCGCACTCCCACTTCAGTGACTCGGATGAAATAGCGATGGAGCTCCACTCCAGTGAAGAAGACGACCTGTCAGAACTCAAGCTGCCCCGCCACCATCACCACACTGTTACTTTCTGA